The window TCTATTTCCTCAAAGTGGAAGGAATCTCTACTACGACCTCCTGTTAAGCTATCGTCACCATTACCACCATTAAGGGTATCTCTACCCCTACCACCATCGAGAGTATCATCTCCATTTAAACCTACAAGTAGATCTCTGCCTGATCCGGCTTGAATGAGATCGCTAGCGTCGGTACCTTCGATGTCGTTATTGCGATCGCTTCCTCTAATAACGTAAGTATTGGAGTGAGCGTCAAAGTAATTGGTGACATCTTGCAGGGAAACAATTGAAGCGGTAAAAGGATCGTAATCATCGGCAGCCGCCAGATTAACTTCATAACCTAAATCGTCTAGAGCGCCTATCGTGATTCGACTCAGGGGATTTTTCCCATCATTGAGAAAACCGCTCATTAACTCACGTGTGAAGAGCTCCTCATCCCAATGTCCAAAAGCAGTCCCAGGGCCACCATCAGTTTCTACTGGTACGAAATTATCTGTATTTCTAAAAATGTCTTGATATTCATTAACCGCTTGATTGCCAATAAATCCAGCTTCTGGGGTATTGTTTGCTTCAATCTGAGTATCCCAAACAGTTCCTATCCCAATTACATGACCCATCTCATGGACAATAACGTCTTCTAACTGTCCCTGTTGTTCTAAAACGCCAATATCTGCTACGTCAAAGCTCATTTCACCAGAATAGGGCAAGAGAGAACCATCGCGCAACTCTCGAGGTCCTGCAAAACCCAAAGTACCTCCGGGTCCGTCATCTTCAGCGATGTTAACTTGAATGACCAGATCATCTACTTCTTGGTTAAATCTAGAACTAAATTCCTCGGGCAAGTCACCGATAATAGCTTCTTCCCAACGCTTGGCAGCTTCATTAAATGCTCTCTGTTGGGATTCGGTTACTTCGCTGACAAAAACTAAATCAATATCATAAGTTGTTGAATCGCCGTCACCGCCGCCACCAGAACTACCAGTGGTTTCCCATCTAAGATCATAAGTGTTTCCTGTGACCTCGTAGGGATAGACATCTATGTAATAAGTCCCAGCAGTGGGAGAAGGAATGTTAATTAATTCATTATTTTCAGTGGAAACAGATGATTCTACTAGATTACCCTGACTGTCGTAGAGGGATAAATCAATATCACCTGCACTGTGGTTAAATAGCGCTTCTACGGATAATTCTTCAGCACCTTCGGGAACGTTGATCGCGTAAAAATCGTTATCCCAGGCGATTCCTGCACCGGCGATCGTACTAAGCAAGTTACCAGCACTATTGCTGAAATCGTAAGCTTGATCCAGGCTATTATTTAACTCATAGCCATCATCTCCACCACCGGAACCACCACCAACGGTTTCCCATCTAAGATCATAAGTGTTTCCTGTGACCTCGTAGGGATAGACATCTATGTAATAAGTCCCAGCAGTTGGGGAAGGGATGTTGATTGATTCATTATTTTCAGTGGAAACAGATGATTCTACTAGATTACCCTGACTGTCGTAGAGGGATAAATCAATATCACCTGCACTGTGGTTAAATAGGGCTTCTACGGATAATTCTTCAGCACCTTCTGGAACATTGATCGCGTAAAAATCGTTATCCCAGGCGATTCCTGCACCGGCGATCGTACTCAACAAGTTACCAGCGTTATTACTGAAATCGTAAGCTTGATCCAGGCTATTATTTAACTCATAGCTATCATCTCCTCCTCCACCACCAGAAACACCGACAACTTCCCATATAAGCTCGAAACTGTTTCCTGTAACCTCGAATGGCTCAACCTGTATGAAATAAGTGCCTGGGCTGGGTGTAGAGATATTAATTGATTCATTATCTGCAGTCGAAAGAGAAGACTCTATTAGATTACGTTGACTATCGTAAAGGTATAGATCAATATCACCGGCGCTGTGACTAAATAGTAGGTCTATTGATAAGGCTTCGGCACCCTCTGGTACATTAACCTCATAGAAAGTACTTTCCCAAGCAACTCCTGTAATAACTTCCATATTGAAACTCTCACTATGCTTATTTATGCTACATATTTTTAATGTAATCTATTTACACAGAATCTATCGAATCTTGAGATAAAAATTTACGTTGAGTAGAACTCTTGGGCGGGAATTTGAATTCCTAGTTTAATAAGTTCAGAGCGATCGCTTACTGGATGCCATGAGAGCATTTTTTCTGCCTTAGCACAGTCAAAAATGGAGCCAAACCCGCGACTTCTCGCCTCAACATAACTAGGAAAACTAGCGCTCTTGTCTTTACCCAAGCTCTTGATCACCCATTTAGCTAGTCCTTGAGAATAATGAACCCAATAGGGTGTGAACAAACGACGTAACTTCACTTGTCCATACTTTTCCAATTCATCGAGATACTCATTGATAGTGATACAGGGAACACTGCTCAAATTAAAATCTTCTCCTTCAATATTGGGTACTTTGATCCCTTTAACCATCGCTGAGGCTACATCTTCTGCGAGGACAATGGGTAATAAACTCTCTCCATCGCCAGAAATCGAACAAACAGATTTGTTAGACCAGTTAGCAATACCCATGTGACAAGGATCGCCGCCGGATCCTAAGACTACCCCGGGACGAAAAATCACTAAAGGTAATCCGGATTTACGGTACATTTCTAGTAAAAGACTTTCATTTTCAGCTTTGGCGTGAGCATAGGGTATAGTGCGGAGAATTTCCCGACTAGGGTAGTTTTTTTCGGTGATAGTAACAGACTTTTGCCCTACGTCATAAATAGCGATGGAAGAGGTGTAAAAAAAGCGTTTGACTTGATGCTTTAAAGACATTTTAGCCATCTCTAGGGTGGGTTGGACGTCTAAACTTATGTAGTCTTGCCACTGTTTGCCTAAATGACGTGCCAGATGATAAACGTACTCAATCCCTTCAAGAGCGGGTTCTACCGTTTCGGGATTTCTAAAATCACCTCTAACTACTTCTATACCCAATTTTAGTAATTCTGGGGGGCAACTTTTGGGATCTCGAGTTAACAAACGAACGCCATAACCTTCCTGACGCAGTTGTTTAACCAAAGCTTTGCCGATAAAACCCGTTCCTCCGGTTACCAGCACGGTGGATTTTTCCGTTGGGGTAGGTAATGAGGTTATCGGTTTAACTTCAGGTTCGGGTATTTTGGCGAATTGAGCGATCCATTCTCCAAAAGCTACTACCGCTTCTGCCAAATCAGCAGAAACTCTTTCATCTAGTTGGGTTTCTCTGGTTTGATAAAAACTGGCTACGGTCCTAGTGATACTATCTTCGAATGGACCTCCTGTTTTACTTAGACCCATTTTACCCAAAACCAAATCTCTAAGATTACTATTGGCTTGAAAGAATTCATCACGAGCGGTGTAGATAGTATTAAAATAGCGATCTAGATCCGATTGGGCTGATTTATTTTCTTGCAAAGTGTAGATATTTTTTTCGAAATCTACGACACCCACGCCATTGGTACCCCGAACATGAATATAGTATTCTGAGTAAGCTTCAATGAAAGAAAAGCGCATATTCAGAGTGGTAGGACCTTTTTTTCCCGATATTTCCCAGTGTTGATAGAACTCTAAACCTCGGGGTAACTCTATTTTGTCCGTTGCTTCTACTTTAATACTGTCTGGTTTCCCCATCAGGTGTAGGGCATGAGCGAGGGAATGAGGTACCATCTCAAATATGATGTTAGTTGGGTGCTGTAGCATCCACACTCCAAAGGGTCCCGATTGGAGCATGTTTAGTTCTCTATTCCAAACGATATCTATTTGGTCTATTTTGCCTAAGGAACCTTTTTTGATGTCTGCTAGTAATTTTTCATAGGGCTCTGCATAGAGAAAATTGTGACTAATGCCAATAATTCTGTTATTTTCTTGGGCTTTTTCTTTTAGCTTTTGACAATCTATCAAGCGATGACAAAAGGGTTTTTCTATGAAAACATCTACACCCGCTTCTAGTATTTGAGCTGCGTTGAGATAATGAATGTTGGGAGGTGTGAGAATGTGTACTACATCAAGTTGTTCTGAGGCGAGCATCTTGCCTAAATCGTTGTAAACTTTGGGTATGTTTCGCGATTGGGCGAATGCTTGAGCTAGAGCTAAATTTAAATCACATACTGCTACTAATTCTACCGAGGGTGACAACCAACGCAATGCTTTGTAGTGGAAGCCTGCGATATAACCACTACCTACTATAGCGACTTTAACCATAATTTCCTGTTTTACTTACTAGGGCAATTGTAGCTTTCCTAGACGGAAGCATTCTTATATTCAATAATTTTATGTTCTCGTTTACGCCAACGATCTAAATAATATTTGATAGCACCCAATAATCCTGGAAAAGGAGAAAAAGCACAAGCTAATCCCCAAGCGGTACTCTCAGCTAAAGAGAATTGCTTGAGTCGACTTTTATAAGTAACCATTAAAGCGGACAAGGGATAGCGTAAAAGCAGTAATAGAGATAAACCTTTAGTTGCCCAAGCGAATCCTAGGGCGATCGCAGGGACAATTAAGCCCCAGAAAAACAATCTCTGCAGTTCACCGACAAATTTACGTTCGGGGCGTTTGCCGTGCATTTGTGCTACTTGAGCATAAGCATAACCTGATCGTTTGATTCTTTGCCACCACTGACCTAAACTATGCATATTCGCATCGTGTAAGCTACAATCTTGGTCAATGCGTACCAGTTTACCCCCTGTCTGGCGCAAGCGTACCGCTAGTTCGTCATCTTCTGCAGCAATGACACTATTGTCATACCCCCCGACTTTTTGAAAAGCACTAGCGCGAATCATTACTTCTCCGCCGAAGTTAGCTATTTCCCCCACATTTCCCATGTGCCATTCCATATCACAAATGCGGTTATAAATACTCATCTTGGGGTATTTTTCTTTTCTCCAGCCACATACTGCTACGACTTCTGAGTTATTTGCTAATGTGGCGATCGCTACTTCTATCCAGCCTTCGATTAGTTCGCAATCGCCATCGATAAATTGCACATAATCTAAATCTGGGTATAGTTCTAATAGTTTTTCAAATCCTGCATTACGAGCTCTAGCTGCAGTAAAATTAGTATTTGTATCTAGTTCTACCACCAATACCCCCAATTCCCTAGCTTTTTGACAACTTTTATCCACAGAACCAGAGTCAACATAAACTATAGGTGTTGCTTCTGGTAAATTTCTTCTCAGGGAATTAAGACAATTTATTAGTCTTTGTCCTTCATTTCTGCCAATAGTGACCACGCCAAAATTCAACATCATTCTGCTCGGTTTCTGCTAACTTGACTCGTATTTTAGCAAAAAACTCCGGGCTAATTTTTTTAGGTATATTCTATCTCAAGTTGTGCTACAGTGACTGCGTTAAAAGCAAAAGCTAGAACCAAAGGAATTGGACATTGAGCTAAAAAACTTCCTACTAAAGCTGTGCTAGTAATAGTTGCCGCAAAAATCAACCAGGTTCTTTCTTGTGTACAAAGTCCTTTTTGATCTTTAATCAACTTGAGTACTTTTACTGGAATTGGTTCAGGCATGACGGCACCTGGAGGAAAAGCCCAGTACAAACTCCTTTCTACAAACAGCTCAGTCCAACCGTTTTCTTGACACCATTCTTGAATCCATTCATCGTGATAATGTCTCATAATTAAACACCTATATTAACTTAATTTATGTTTTTCAATCTACCATAATTATTATTTTTATTTATCTGAGTAAAAGTACTCAACTTTTCTCACAACAACGGTAATCTAGGGTTATATCTAGCTTGAAATTATCTGTAAATTAGATAAAAAAAGAGTTTTAGGGCAATTTAAAGTACATTTAACCTGAATAAATAGGTTTGCTAAAGTTTACTCTTAAACATACTCTCTAGCTGATTATTGGTTGAAAGGTAAAGTTTACAATTCTTGATTAAAGTAAATAATTTGAAAATATCAAGCAATTAACAGACAATTGTGATATGAATTGAAGGTAAAAGTTAAGCTATTGTAAGATGTCAGAGCAAGATTACAGTGAACGCATATCACAATTAGAGCAAAGAATAACCTCTCTAGAACAGAAATTAACTCTAGTAGCAGATGTAGAAAGATATCAGA is drawn from Gloeocapsa sp. PCC 73106 and contains these coding sequences:
- a CDS encoding glycosyltransferase family 2 protein; translation: MMLNFGVVTIGRNEGQRLINCLNSLRRNLPEATPIVYVDSGSVDKSCQKARELGVLVVELDTNTNFTAARARNAGFEKLLELYPDLDYVQFIDGDCELIEGWIEVAIATLANNSEVVAVCGWRKEKYPKMSIYNRICDMEWHMGNVGEIANFGGEVMIRASAFQKVGGYDNSVIAAEDDELAVRLRQTGGKLVRIDQDCSLHDANMHSLGQWWQRIKRSGYAYAQVAQMHGKRPERKFVGELQRLFFWGLIVPAIALGFAWATKGLSLLLLLRYPLSALMVTYKSRLKQFSLAESTAWGLACAFSPFPGLLGAIKYYLDRWRKREHKIIEYKNASV
- a CDS encoding pre-peptidase C-terminal domain-containing protein codes for the protein MEVITGVAWESTFYEVNVPEGAEALSIDLLFSHSAGDIDLYLYDSQRNLIESSLSTADNESINISTPSPGTYFIQVEPFEVTGNSFELIWEVVGVSGGGGGDDSYELNNSLDQAYDFSNNAGNLLSTIAGAGIAWDNDFYAINVPEGAEELSVEALFNHSAGDIDLSLYDSQGNLVESSVSTENNESINIPSPTAGTYYIDVYPYEVTGNTYDLRWETVGGGSGGGDDGYELNNSLDQAYDFSNSAGNLLSTIAGAGIAWDNDFYAINVPEGAEELSVEALFNHSAGDIDLSLYDSQGNLVESSVSTENNELINIPSPTAGTYYIDVYPYEVTGNTYDLRWETTGSSGGGGDGDSTTYDIDLVFVSEVTESQQRAFNEAAKRWEEAIIGDLPEEFSSRFNQEVDDLVIQVNIAEDDGPGGTLGFAGPRELRDGSLLPYSGEMSFDVADIGVLEQQGQLEDVIVHEMGHVIGIGTVWDTQIEANNTPEAGFIGNQAVNEYQDIFRNTDNFVPVETDGGPGTAFGHWDEELFTRELMSGFLNDGKNPLSRITIGALDDLGYEVNLAAADDYDPFTASIVSLQDVTNYFDAHSNTYVIRGSDRNNDIEGTDASDLIQAGSGRDLLVGLNGDDTLDGGRGRDTLNGGNGDDSLTGGRSRDSFHFEEIEAGTDVITDFRTSDLISVSRSGFGGSLSRGTLDDAAFTSVSSLDDLDDDFTLGFVYSRREGILAYLDQTNDIPLTEIAVLQGEPRLNSDNIRIS
- a CDS encoding NAD-dependent epimerase/dehydratase family protein → MVKVAIVGSGYIAGFHYKALRWLSPSVELVAVCDLNLALAQAFAQSRNIPKVYNDLGKMLASEQLDVVHILTPPNIHYLNAAQILEAGVDVFIEKPFCHRLIDCQKLKEKAQENNRIIGISHNFLYAEPYEKLLADIKKGSLGKIDQIDIVWNRELNMLQSGPFGVWMLQHPTNIIFEMVPHSLAHALHLMGKPDSIKVEATDKIELPRGLEFYQHWEISGKKGPTTLNMRFSFIEAYSEYYIHVRGTNGVGVVDFEKNIYTLQENKSAQSDLDRYFNTIYTARDEFFQANSNLRDLVLGKMGLSKTGGPFEDSITRTVASFYQTRETQLDERVSADLAEAVVAFGEWIAQFAKIPEPEVKPITSLPTPTEKSTVLVTGGTGFIGKALVKQLRQEGYGVRLLTRDPKSCPPELLKLGIEVVRGDFRNPETVEPALEGIEYVYHLARHLGKQWQDYISLDVQPTLEMAKMSLKHQVKRFFYTSSIAIYDVGQKSVTITEKNYPSREILRTIPYAHAKAENESLLLEMYRKSGLPLVIFRPGVVLGSGGDPCHMGIANWSNKSVCSISGDGESLLPIVLAEDVASAMVKGIKVPNIEGEDFNLSSVPCITINEYLDELEKYGQVKLRRLFTPYWVHYSQGLAKWVIKSLGKDKSASFPSYVEARSRGFGSIFDCAKAEKMLSWHPVSDRSELIKLGIQIPAQEFYST